A section of the Xiphias gladius isolate SHS-SW01 ecotype Sanya breed wild chromosome 10, ASM1685928v1, whole genome shotgun sequence genome encodes:
- the med6 gene encoding mediator of RNA polymerase II transcription subunit 6, producing the protein MSAVDFRDNLLGISWVDSGWVPILNPGNVLDYFSERSNPFYDRTCNNEVVKMQRLTLEHLNQMVGVEYILLHAQEPILYIIRKQQRQTPTHVIPLADYYIIAGVVYQAPDLGTVISSRVLSAVHGIQSAFDEAMSYCRYHPSKGYWWHFKDQEEREKAKPKTKKKEEPSSLFQRQRVDTLLLDLRSKFPPTFYQPKPGEKPIPVEVKKEPEPPTETVKQEEREPATKSSAPAPPSKPPPEKRARLQ; encoded by the exons ATGTCGGCGGTGGATTTCAGAG ACAACCTTCTTGGGATATCTTGGGTGGACAGCGGCTGGGTGCCGATCCTTAATCCTGGaaatgtgctggactatttctctGAGAGAAGCAACCCTTTCTATGACCGAACCTGTAATAATGAGGTAGTGAAGATGCAGCGGCTCACTCTGGAACATCTAAA TCAGATGGTGGGAGTGGAGTACATTCTTCTTCATGCTCAGGAGCCAATTCTTTACATAATCCGTAAACAACAGAGGCAGACACCGACACATG TGATACCCTTGGCTGATTACTACATCATAGCAGGAGTGGTGTATCAGGCCCCAGACCTGGGAACAGTGATCAGCTCCAGAGTG CTCTCTGCCGTCCATGGGATCCAGTCAGCGTTTGATGAGGCCATGTCATATTGCCGATACCACCCATCCAAAGGATACTGGTGGCACTTCAAGGACCAGGAGGAGCGAG AAAAAGCCAAGCCtaagacaaagaagaaagaggaaccAAGTTCACTGTTTCAGAGGCAACGTGTGGACACACTCCTTTTGGACCTTAGGTCAAAATTTCCACCAACGTTTTACCAG CCTAAGCCTGGTGAGAAGCCTATTCCAG TTGAGGTGAAAAAGGAGCCTGAACCACCCACAGAAACTGTaaaacaagaggagagggaaCCAGCCACAAAGTCCTCTGCCCCAGCTCCACCAAGCAAACCGCCTCCTGAGAAGAGAGCAAGGCTACAGTGA